Proteins encoded together in one Microbacterium sp. ABRD28 window:
- a CDS encoding family 43 glycosylhydrolase: MFDLPGSWVWDFWFADDGEQYHLFFLYASRALGDPDARHYRAAIGHAVSTDLQSWTQVADALVHSDAPAFDDLATWTGSVVRHPDGTWYLFYTGASLDAGGKNVQRIGYATSPDLLTWTRAPGPVASAEAPWYETLDSGDWHDEAFRDPWVFPDPDGNGWHMYVTARAPEGPAFGRGVIGHAWSRDLRSWELRPALSAPSEHGFGQLEVTQVEVIDGRPVLIFSCGSEHAMPSRAGEPGGGGTWAINADSVLGPFDVDAAYPVTDERLYVGRLLRRRSDGQWLLFAFRNADAEGRFVGGVIDPLPVAWSGDRLVAGPRA; the protein is encoded by the coding sequence GTGTTCGATCTGCCCGGTTCCTGGGTGTGGGATTTCTGGTTCGCCGACGACGGAGAGCAGTACCACCTGTTCTTCCTCTACGCCTCACGTGCGCTCGGCGACCCCGACGCGCGGCACTACCGGGCGGCGATCGGGCACGCGGTCTCGACCGACCTGCAGTCGTGGACCCAGGTGGCCGACGCGCTCGTGCACTCCGACGCGCCGGCGTTCGACGACCTGGCGACGTGGACCGGCTCGGTGGTGCGGCACCCGGACGGCACCTGGTACCTCTTCTATACGGGGGCGTCGCTGGATGCCGGCGGCAAGAACGTGCAGCGGATCGGATACGCGACCTCGCCCGACCTCCTGACCTGGACCAGGGCGCCCGGGCCGGTGGCGTCGGCCGAGGCGCCCTGGTACGAGACGCTCGACTCGGGCGACTGGCACGACGAAGCGTTCCGCGACCCGTGGGTGTTCCCCGATCCCGACGGGAACGGGTGGCACATGTACGTCACGGCGCGTGCGCCCGAGGGGCCCGCGTTCGGGCGCGGGGTGATCGGGCACGCCTGGTCGCGCGACCTGCGCTCGTGGGAGCTGCGCCCGGCGCTGAGCGCGCCGAGCGAGCACGGGTTCGGGCAGCTCGAGGTCACGCAGGTCGAGGTCATCGACGGCCGCCCGGTGCTGATCTTCTCGTGCGGAAGTGAGCACGCGATGCCGTCGCGGGCGGGGGAGCCCGGAGGCGGAGGAACGTGGGCGATCAACGCCGACAGCGTGCTCGGGCCGTTCGACGTCGACGCGGCCTACCCGGTGACCGACGAGCGGCTGTACGTGGGACGGCTCCTGCGGCGGCGCTCGGACGGGCAATGGCTGCTGTTCGCGTTCCGCAACGCCGACGCCGAGGGGCGGTTCGTCGGGGGAGTGATCGACCCGCTGCCGGTGGCGTGGTCCGGCGACCGGCTGGTCGCCGGCCCGCGCGCCTAG